From a single Clostridium isatidis genomic region:
- the ilvD gene encoding dihydroxy-acid dehydratase: MSNFQKVREVAYEMDSLRMGMGWKKKDLEKKQIIIESSYGKSHPGSAHLNKVSRLCSEVVLKEGGYPADYYVTDICDGQAQGHDGINYSLASREMIANMIEIHVNATAFDGGIFIASCDKSVPAHLMGMARTNVPSIFIPGGVMRAGEGGLTLNQIGTYAAMYKRNEITKEQYEEYKEKACPSYGACSFLGTAITMQLLSEALGLALPGSAAIVAASPEHEEYIKKAAKTVLNLVEKNITPKNILTKEAFENAIIVHAAIGGSSNSLLHIPAIANEVGIKITAEDFDRIHRKVPYILNVRPSGKYPADCLSYIGRLPGIMLELRDYLHLDCMTVTGKTVGENLDEFEKNYVNNDPYGDILFTAKKPLNEEGSLAVLKGNLAPLGCVIKHSAIQKSQWKQRLKAVVFDCEEDAYNAVINKDIKPGDAVIIRYEGPKGTGMPEMFYTTEAISSDPELNSTVALITDGRFSGATRGPAIGHVSPEAVSGGPIAYIENGDIIEIDIENRAINIVDIDNKNLTLDEVNAILEKRKLEKEIKPSKYTKGLLGNYCRNAVSGIEGAYIKTN; encoded by the coding sequence ATGAGTAATTTTCAAAAAGTAAGAGAAGTAGCTTACGAAATGGACAGCTTAAGGATGGGTATGGGATGGAAAAAGAAGGATTTAGAAAAAAAACAAATAATAATTGAAAGCAGTTATGGAAAAAGTCATCCAGGAAGCGCTCATTTAAATAAAGTTTCAAGACTATGTAGTGAAGTTGTTTTAAAAGAGGGAGGATATCCTGCTGATTATTATGTAACAGATATTTGTGATGGCCAAGCTCAAGGTCATGATGGAATAAACTATTCATTAGCCTCTAGAGAAATGATTGCAAATATGATTGAAATACACGTAAATGCAACAGCTTTTGATGGAGGAATATTTATTGCCAGCTGTGATAAATCAGTTCCAGCTCATTTAATGGGAATGGCAAGGACCAATGTACCTTCTATTTTTATCCCAGGAGGAGTAATGAGAGCTGGTGAAGGGGGCTTAACTTTAAATCAAATAGGTACTTATGCTGCTATGTATAAAAGAAACGAAATTACAAAAGAACAATATGAAGAGTATAAGGAAAAAGCGTGTCCATCATATGGAGCATGTTCCTTTTTAGGAACTGCAATTACCATGCAGTTATTAAGTGAAGCCTTAGGGTTAGCATTACCAGGATCAGCAGCAATAGTTGCAGCTAGTCCTGAGCATGAAGAATATATTAAGAAGGCTGCAAAAACAGTATTAAACCTAGTTGAAAAAAATATAACCCCTAAAAATATATTAACTAAAGAAGCTTTTGAAAATGCAATAATAGTACATGCAGCAATTGGAGGATCAAGTAACTCATTGCTTCATATACCTGCTATTGCAAATGAAGTAGGAATAAAGATTACGGCAGAAGACTTTGATAGAATACACAGAAAAGTTCCTTACATTTTAAATGTAAGACCAAGTGGAAAATATCCTGCAGACTGCTTAAGTTATATAGGAAGACTACCAGGAATAATGCTGGAATTAAGGGATTATTTACACTTAGATTGTATGACCGTTACAGGAAAAACTGTAGGCGAAAACTTAGACGAATTTGAAAAAAATTATGTTAATAATGATCCATATGGGGATATTCTATTTACAGCCAAAAAACCCCTTAATGAAGAAGGTTCATTAGCTGTTCTTAAGGGAAATTTGGCACCTTTAGGCTGTGTAATAAAACATTCAGCAATTCAAAAGTCCCAATGGAAACAAAGATTAAAAGCTGTAGTTTTTGATTGTGAAGAAGATGCATATAATGCTGTTATAAATAAGGATATAAAACCTGGAGATGCTGTTATTATAAGATATGAAGGTCCAAAGGGAACTGGAATGCCAGAAATGTTCTATACAACAGAAGCAATTTCATCTGATCCGGAGTTAAATAGTACAGTTGCCTTAATAACAGATGGAAGATTTTCAGGTGCAACTAGGGGACCTGCTATAGGGCATGTATCACCAGAAGCTGTTTCAGGAGGTCCAATTGCATATATAGAAAATGGTGATATTATTGAAATAGATATTGAAAATAGAGCCATTAATATAGTAGATATAGATAATAAGAACCTTACATTAGATGAAGTTAATGCTATTTTAGAAAAAAGAAAATTAGAAAAAGAAATAAAGCCAAGTAAATACACTAAGGGCCTTCTAGGAAATTATTGCAGAAATGCAGTTTCAGGAATAGAAGGGGCTTATATAAAAACTAATTAA
- a CDS encoding MerR family transcriptional regulator, translated as MEYTIKKLSQLAGVSSRTLRYYDEIGLLKPCRVSSTGYRIYGEKEVDLLQQILLYRSMDIKLEDIKEIIYNKDFDINKSLIEHRERLISRRKQLDLLIQTVEKTIDYNKGEIEMSNKEKFEGFKKQALEENERKYGKEIREKYGEKIIEESNKKWLNMTEEDMKKMQNIEKEMFEALEEVIKTKDLESEVAKKVYEKHKEWLTFSWPTYSSEAHVGLAEMYVADERFAKYYNDAVGTKEATETLRDCIVKYAK; from the coding sequence ATGGAATATACAATCAAAAAATTATCACAATTAGCTGGAGTTAGCTCAAGAACATTAAGATACTACGATGAAATAGGTTTATTAAAGCCCTGCAGGGTTAGTTCTACCGGCTATAGAATTTATGGTGAAAAAGAGGTAGACCTACTTCAACAAATCTTACTTTATAGGTCCATGGATATAAAGTTAGAAGATATTAAAGAAATTATTTATAATAAGGATTTTGATATAAATAAATCCCTAATTGAACACAGAGAAAGACTTATCTCCAGACGAAAGCAACTAGATTTGCTTATTCAAACAGTAGAAAAAACAATAGATTATAATAAAGGAGAGATTGAGATGTCAAATAAAGAAAAGTTTGAAGGATTTAAAAAACAAGCATTAGAAGAAAATGAAAGAAAGTATGGAAAAGAAATCAGAGAAAAATATGGTGAGAAAATTATAGAAGAATCCAATAAAAAGTGGCTGAATATGACTGAAGAAGATATGAAAAAGATGCAAAATATTGAAAAGGAAATGTTTGAAGCTTTAGAAGAAGTTATAAAAACAAAGGATTTAGAATCAGAAGTTGCTAAGAAGGTTTATGAAAAGCATAAGGAATGGCTAACATTCTCATGGCCGACTTATTCATCAGAAGCTCATGTAGGTTTAGCAGAAATGTATGTTGCAGATGAAAGATTTGCAAAGTACTATAATGATGCAGTTGGAACAAAAGAAGCAACAGAGACTTTAAGAGACTGTATAGTTAAATATGCAAAATAA
- a CDS encoding PTS sugar transporter subunit IIB, producing the protein MQKILLVCSAGMSTSLLVTKMEKEAQKRGLDTKIWAVSTDAALRNMEEADVVLLGPQIRFMVNDMKKKAEKFGLNVEVIPSVDYGMCNGAKVLDLALKLINK; encoded by the coding sequence ATGCAAAAAATATTATTAGTTTGTTCAGCAGGAATGTCAACAAGTTTATTAGTAACAAAAATGGAAAAAGAAGCTCAAAAGAGAGGATTAGATACTAAGATTTGGGCAGTATCAACAGATGCAGCTCTTAGAAATATGGAAGAAGCAGATGTAGTGCTATTAGGACCACAAATAAGATTCATGGTAAACGACATGAAGAAAAAAGCAGAAAAGTTTGGACTAAATGTTGAGGTAATTCCATCTGTAGATTATGGTATGTGTAATGGAGCTAAGGTTTTAGATTTAGCATTAAAATTAATAAACAAATAA